The Halomicronema hongdechloris C2206 genome includes a window with the following:
- a CDS encoding glycoside hydrolase family 1 protein has protein sequence MADVSSPFLWGVSTSGYQHEGGYNGPQQPYNNWAAWEQQGRVATTGGAADFWHRYQADFQRCRQMGLNAFRLSIEWARVQPSTHLGDTSPPPLDRQALAAYCDRIAACRHHGLEPLVTLQHFTHPAWLGTDAWLQPQTVDAYLAYVRAAVTTINQQLQERYQQPPIRWYITINEPNILVANTYLKGEFPGHRWGVAAALTAYTHLLSAHIRAYNLIHDLYEAADWPTPQVTFNTYCSDLYWSEKVLWDLMMMRSRQIPATQIEPYIHQQATEWETTLDKADLPFTQDLAYRIGQGVRWVANAIGHRLFNAEQVAGVLDTLQASPRDQVVDFLAIDYYDPFFAHSLRWPTFSDVESSINDLRSWLMSGITSKWWDWRCLPEGLSFFVRAYTDDFHLPLLIAENGMALRRTTDNQVAPPRSDQLQRSEFLQAHLQQVHQLRQDQVPLLGYFHWSLTDNYEWGSYTPRFGLFAIDFSHSPQRQPTDHLQDCPSETYARLIQAAVPPEASASFSASEGRHSTL, from the coding sequence ATGGCAGATGTTTCCAGTCCCTTTCTCTGGGGCGTCTCTACCTCAGGCTATCAGCACGAAGGGGGCTATAACGGCCCTCAACAGCCCTACAACAATTGGGCCGCGTGGGAACAGCAGGGACGGGTGGCCACCACCGGCGGCGCCGCCGATTTCTGGCATCGCTATCAGGCCGATTTTCAGCGTTGCCGTCAGATGGGCCTGAATGCCTTTCGCCTCAGCATCGAGTGGGCCCGGGTGCAGCCCAGCACTCACCTGGGGGATACCTCGCCGCCGCCGTTGGATCGGCAGGCCTTGGCCGCGTATTGCGATCGCATCGCCGCCTGTCGCCACCATGGCCTAGAACCTTTGGTCACCCTGCAACACTTCACCCATCCCGCCTGGCTGGGCACCGACGCCTGGCTGCAACCCCAGACCGTAGACGCCTACCTGGCCTATGTTCGGGCCGCAGTCACCACCATCAACCAGCAACTGCAGGAGCGCTACCAACAGCCCCCCATCCGCTGGTATATCACCATCAACGAGCCCAATATCCTGGTGGCCAATACCTACTTGAAGGGGGAATTTCCCGGCCACCGTTGGGGCGTCGCGGCAGCCCTGACCGCCTATACCCATCTGCTGTCGGCCCATATCCGCGCCTATAACCTGATCCACGATCTCTACGAGGCCGCAGACTGGCCCACCCCTCAGGTGACCTTCAACACCTACTGCAGCGATCTCTACTGGTCGGAGAAGGTGCTGTGGGACTTGATGATGATGCGATCGCGGCAGATTCCAGCCACCCAGATAGAGCCCTACATCCACCAGCAAGCCACTGAGTGGGAAACCACCCTGGACAAGGCCGATCTGCCCTTTACGCAAGACTTAGCCTATCGCATCGGTCAGGGTGTCCGCTGGGTGGCCAACGCCATCGGCCATCGCCTGTTTAACGCCGAGCAGGTGGCCGGAGTCCTAGACACCCTGCAGGCCTCCCCCCGGGACCAGGTGGTCGACTTCCTGGCCATCGACTATTATGATCCCTTCTTCGCCCACAGCCTCCGCTGGCCCACCTTCTCAGACGTGGAATCCAGCATTAACGATCTGCGTAGTTGGCTCATGAGTGGCATCACCAGCAAATGGTGGGACTGGCGTTGCCTGCCGGAAGGGCTGAGCTTCTTCGTCAGAGCCTACACCGATGACTTTCATCTACCGCTGCTGATTGCCGAAAATGGCATGGCCCTGCGCCGCACCACAGATAACCAGGTGGCCCCGCCCCGTTCCGACCAACTGCAGCGCAGTGAATTCCTCCAGGCCCACCTGCAGCAAGTGCATCAGCTCCGGCAAGACCAGGTGCCCCTGCTGGGCTACTTCCACTGGTCCCTCACCGATAACTACGAATGGGGCTCCTACACCCCCCGGTTTGGCCTGTTTGCCATCGACTTCAGCCACAGTCCCCAACGACAGCCCACCGACCACCTGCAGGATTGCCCCTCTGAGACCTATGCCCGTCTGATTCAGGCCGCAGTCCCCCCAGAGGCCTCAGCCTCCTTCTCAGCCTCCGAGGGACGTCATTCGACCCTGTAG
- a CDS encoding Crp/Fnr family transcriptional regulator — MARPATVLDTAPQMFKRSARIPVRGSHWWRIHAGVVRTITWNYEGAVVPLGFWGQGSIVGAAVALVDHYDIQCLTPVMAVPLDSQYQLTARVSAAHLQQAQQLLYILHSRRVDCRLMQFLQWLGMNLGYPVGQGWRLPFRPTHQEIAETIGSTRVTITRLLHQLVEEEQLVWSKQPHILPVNCDRQLIQLQGRMTSLGG, encoded by the coding sequence ATGGCTAGGCCTGCAACTGTCTTGGATACTGCGCCTCAGATGTTCAAGCGCTCGGCTCGGATTCCAGTTCGAGGGTCTCATTGGTGGCGCATTCACGCTGGGGTGGTGAGGACCATTACCTGGAACTATGAAGGAGCGGTGGTGCCTTTGGGGTTTTGGGGCCAGGGCAGTATTGTTGGGGCCGCCGTGGCCTTGGTCGACCATTACGACATTCAGTGTTTAACGCCGGTGATGGCGGTGCCGTTGGATTCCCAGTATCAACTCACTGCCCGCGTCTCGGCGGCTCACCTACAACAGGCTCAACAGCTTTTGTATATTCTCCATAGTCGGCGGGTCGACTGTCGCTTGATGCAGTTTCTCCAGTGGTTGGGGATGAATTTGGGCTATCCCGTCGGTCAGGGATGGCGATTGCCCTTTCGTCCCACCCACCAGGAAATCGCCGAAACGATTGGTAGCACTCGGGTGACTATCACGCGACTACTGCATCAATTAGTGGAAGAGGAACAATTGGTGTGGTCTAAGCAGCCTCATATCTTGCCGGTTAACTGTGACAGGCAGCTGATTCAGCTACAGGGTCGAATGACGTCCCTCGGAGGCTGA
- the fldA gene encoding flavodoxin FldA, whose product MATIGLFYGSTTGKTADAAEQIQAALGGEAVVALHDIADGDEDQMAEYDCLIIGCPTWDIGELQSDWDGAFPELDDMDFSGKTVAYFGTGDQVGYADNFMDAIGILEEKITALGGKTVGYWPADDYDFNESRALRHGKFCGLALDEDNESDKTAKRIQAWTAQLKQELGL is encoded by the coding sequence ATGGCAACCATTGGACTCTTTTATGGATCGACTACAGGTAAGACAGCGGATGCTGCCGAGCAAATTCAGGCAGCCTTGGGCGGTGAGGCGGTCGTGGCCTTACATGACATTGCCGATGGAGACGAGGACCAGATGGCGGAATATGACTGTCTGATCATTGGTTGCCCTACTTGGGATATTGGTGAGCTACAAAGTGACTGGGATGGGGCGTTTCCAGAGCTTGATGACATGGACTTCAGTGGCAAGACCGTGGCCTATTTTGGCACCGGTGACCAGGTGGGCTATGCCGATAATTTCATGGATGCCATCGGCATCTTGGAAGAGAAAATTACGGCTCTGGGGGGCAAGACAGTGGGGTATTGGCCTGCCGATGATTATGACTTCAATGAGTCCAGAGCGTTGCGGCATGGCAAGTTCTGTGGGTTGGCCTTGGATGAAGACAACGAATCTGACAAGACGGCTAAGCGTATCCAAGCCTGGACAGCCCAGCTCAAGCAAGAGTTAGGGCTATAG
- a CDS encoding class I SAM-dependent methyltransferase, translating into MVAKLKPDWAGEDLLARLVNGLIQTKPLYAVMKRQARRVLIKTAEQKGVPWRQTCEQLAAIDTESLLSQVSNPTVTYPDYYQVPFHAYDQGNLCWQAAYEAAPATYAMALRVWPKESLTWQAAQARLRGSFHQVLAEHGPEAVQDILDIGCSVGISTVTLHRFYQGRQSQPVRTVGLDLSPYMLAVAKLQDQQQDIAQWLHAPAEATGLPDNAFDLITLQFVVHELPRQATQAIFKEVLRLLRPQGALALVDNNPRSPVIQNLPPVLFTLMKSTEPWSDDYYTFDLERALSQIGFDPPVTVASDPRHRTIVARKPTA; encoded by the coding sequence ATGGTCGCCAAACTCAAACCAGACTGGGCCGGAGAAGATTTACTAGCACGCCTGGTCAATGGGCTGATCCAGACCAAGCCCCTCTACGCCGTCATGAAGCGGCAAGCCCGCCGGGTCTTAATCAAGACGGCGGAGCAGAAAGGGGTGCCCTGGCGGCAGACCTGTGAGCAATTGGCGGCAATCGATACAGAGTCCCTGCTGAGTCAGGTGAGCAATCCCACCGTCACCTATCCCGACTATTATCAGGTGCCGTTCCATGCCTATGACCAAGGCAATCTCTGCTGGCAAGCCGCCTATGAAGCGGCCCCAGCCACCTATGCCATGGCCCTGCGAGTCTGGCCCAAAGAATCCTTGACCTGGCAAGCCGCCCAGGCCCGACTGCGGGGTAGTTTCCATCAGGTGTTAGCAGAGCATGGCCCTGAAGCTGTCCAGGATATCTTGGATATCGGCTGCTCCGTGGGCATCTCCACCGTGACCTTGCATCGCTTCTACCAAGGGCGTCAGTCTCAGCCGGTACGCACGGTGGGCCTAGATTTATCTCCCTATATGCTGGCGGTGGCCAAGTTGCAGGATCAGCAGCAGGACATCGCCCAGTGGTTGCACGCCCCCGCCGAGGCCACCGGGTTGCCAGATAACGCCTTTGATTTGATCACCCTGCAGTTTGTGGTCCATGAACTGCCCCGGCAGGCCACCCAGGCCATTTTTAAGGAGGTGCTGCGATTGTTGCGTCCCCAGGGAGCCCTGGCCCTAGTGGATAATAATCCCCGCTCTCCGGTAATTCAAAACCTGCCGCCGGTGCTATTTACCCTGATGAAAAGCACCGAACCCTGGAGCGATGATTACTACACCTTCGATCTAGAGAGGGCCTTGAGCCAGATTGGATTTGATCCGCCTGTCACTGTTGCCAGCGACCCCCGCCATCGCACCATCGTGGCGCGTAAGCCTACTGCTTAG
- a CDS encoding type II toxin-antitoxin system RelE/ParE family toxin gives MANLIKRPVVIQDLIDHATYISRDNLDAGDRFIYAAEATFQRIAELPAIGKLSGFTTPKLAQVRQYPIKGFNKHIILSNTPRSR, from the coding sequence ATGGCTAATCTAATCAAACGCCCCGTTGTTATTCAAGATCTAATTGACCATGCTACATACATCAGTCGAGATAATCTTGATGCGGGAGATCGCTTTATCTATGCCGCCGAGGCTACTTTCCAACGCATTGCCGAGTTACCTGCAATTGGAAAATTGAGCGGTTTCACAACGCCAAAACTCGCTCAAGTGCGTCAATATCCCATCAAAGGCTTCAACAAACATATCATTCTATCAAATACACCCCGAAGCCGTTGA
- a CDS encoding ribbon-helix-helix domain-containing protein, whose protein sequence is MTTFTVSLPEALTAYLQARIDSGEFSTADAYIQALIQQDKARQEHLEPLLLEGLESGEATPMTAADWETIRSNVRKNQSDQSQHG, encoded by the coding sequence ATGACAACTTTCACTGTCTCCCTTCCTGAAGCCCTAACTGCTTACCTGCAAGCTCGCATCGACTCTGGTGAATTCAGTACGGCAGATGCCTACATCCAGGCTCTAATTCAGCAAGATAAAGCCCGCCAGGAACATCTCGAACCGCTTCTCCTTGAAGGACTAGAATCGGGCGAGGCAACCCCGATGACCGCTGCCGACTGGGAAACCATTCGCTCGAACGTACGCAAGAATCAGAGCGATCAATCTCAGCATGGCTAA
- a CDS encoding HEAT repeat domain-containing protein, translating into MSGDSELRSHLFRQLSALPQPQFEEFLVALNLPPGIISGPSAPQGNRVADLLNWATGSTGCGLDPLTDLLEQRFAPKAIQRSDHIDFEPYLQSIRNHEDYRERQEVYTRTTVAGRKQVPRPKFSPLLKLRVETVKPQEDREGRDRVETVKPQEDREGRDVERIENREQVEQWDVLAGLRNYAAEHVLLIGKPGSGKSTSLERLLWEEASNALQNPAAKIPVLVKLRRCTSTLEHLIQDYFSGHELPLEIAEIERLLRQGRLLLLLDGLNELPEDYRTEVTNFRDRNRATTPMIVSTRDLSVGGTLGITKTLKMLPLTAPQMQAFVRGYLREEGDRLFQQLQGDRLRKFAETPLLLWMLCRVFAQNGEVPANLGLAFREFTQLYDQGTEEHQAIQEDAPVDSRKQWPKLLRHLAFALMHDQDPVEFRLSMPREEAEAVLADCLQQEGRANARACAERWLQDLLDYHLLQPVKQPTLEEHIEFRHQLIQEYYAAEQLLRLLPELSDDRLKRDYLNLLKWTEPVALMLALVNEEEQALRVVKLAIDDVDLMLGAKLAGEVKPSFQEQTVQLITGCKENPLQLKVKLLDKARSASAIPALKKILEEGDDHFINQSWLEKLPILRKKCRNRNTPIEENLSKQRLERNIIRALANTSSEEAIKILAKYSTISLGKLGSSLAIPHLLKLSQRKHEIHTRREAATALLMLNAEIGVPSLIDFLEDYDKDIFDGLDDLDLIWGTNASISNLIRPLDIENHVSKFLNLLKSQNFSARFNAAQILAIFDKQEAIPVLSEFITNADPDSYGWNYAKKRRSILFELASLGCKEIIPELFRDVKESIHSDSNLEESEFGFTKVSLDSSKEIFYSLEKLKSDPGLKSAIVLVHYLRSEKTISGLIHLSKHEDAIVRIRAVLALGYLDSGESISALSQALNDSQDEVVKAAANSLARLGTNNAVQELKKSIESGLRITDKHRACLVISSLSKLDPVHAIPILKTIFLDALERQEIKVQACVTYTLDKFNSEGAIPLLQRAIKSQYPDVRKFAAFGLGNLGCEEAFSELLITLKERDWSLREMAANALVKLTSQVKNDKIIPALVKAVKDSRKNKNTSLYRDSIQALDNLDCEKALLKLRYILAKEIDPYRRIKATEVLGDLSIKLDSRSDIKRATEALLDELRQGLKMRRNPYAGIYEHTDRYRKCCDALKKVGFPIAIAELWRICQRMDNISLISTIAAIQNRCKFYNYEIWQEAIQTAKLEIQNEGQIAPGQTTYVFPNATEAKTSGGLIATMSIPQTPIHSR; encoded by the coding sequence ATGTCAGGTGATTCTGAGCTGCGATCGCATCTGTTTCGACAATTATCCGCCCTACCCCAGCCCCAGTTCGAGGAGTTCCTGGTGGCGCTGAACCTGCCCCCTGGCATCATTAGTGGGCCATCGGCCCCCCAGGGCAACCGCGTGGCGGATCTGCTCAATTGGGCCACCGGCTCCACCGGCTGCGGCTTAGACCCATTGACTGATCTGCTGGAGCAGCGGTTTGCGCCGAAGGCGATCCAGCGTTCAGATCATATTGATTTTGAGCCCTATTTGCAGTCTATCCGTAATCACGAAGACTATCGCGAGCGGCAAGAGGTCTACACTCGTACGACGGTTGCAGGCCGCAAGCAAGTGCCACGACCCAAGTTTTCACCGCTCCTAAAGCTGCGGGTAGAGACCGTTAAGCCCCAGGAAGATCGAGAAGGCAGAGATCGGGTAGAGACCGTTAAGCCCCAGGAAGATCGAGAAGGCAGAGATGTAGAGAGAATAGAGAACAGGGAACAGGTTGAACAGTGGGATGTGCTGGCGGGACTACGCAACTATGCGGCGGAGCATGTGCTGCTGATTGGCAAACCGGGTTCGGGGAAATCGACATCGCTGGAACGGCTGCTGTGGGAAGAGGCCAGCAACGCATTGCAGAATCCTGCTGCAAAAATCCCGGTGCTGGTGAAGCTGCGCCGCTGTACTTCCACCCTTGAGCATCTGATTCAAGACTATTTCAGTGGTCATGAGCTGCCGCTGGAGATTGCCGAGATTGAGCGCTTGTTACGGCAGGGCAGGCTGCTGCTGTTGCTGGATGGCTTGAACGAACTCCCAGAAGACTACCGAACAGAGGTGACCAATTTTCGCGATCGCAACCGCGCCACCACCCCGATGATTGTCTCCACCCGCGACCTAAGCGTGGGCGGCACCCTGGGCATCACCAAAACCCTGAAGATGTTGCCCCTGACGGCACCGCAAATGCAGGCGTTTGTGCGGGGCTATTTACGTGAGGAAGGCGATCGCCTGTTTCAGCAACTGCAAGGAGACCGGCTGCGGAAGTTTGCCGAAACGCCCCTGCTACTGTGGATGCTCTGTCGGGTGTTTGCCCAGAACGGCGAGGTGCCCGCCAATTTGGGGTTGGCGTTTCGCGAGTTTACTCAGCTGTATGACCAAGGAACTGAGGAGCATCAGGCGATTCAGGAAGATGCCCCGGTTGATTCCAGAAAGCAGTGGCCCAAACTACTGCGCCATCTGGCCTTTGCCCTGATGCATGACCAAGACCCGGTTGAGTTTCGCCTGTCCATGCCTCGGGAAGAGGCGGAGGCGGTGTTGGCGGACTGCTTGCAGCAAGAGGGTAGAGCCAATGCCCGAGCCTGTGCCGAACGCTGGCTGCAAGACCTGCTGGACTATCACCTGCTGCAGCCGGTGAAACAGCCCACCCTTGAAGAACACATCGAGTTTCGCCACCAACTGATTCAGGAATATTACGCCGCGGAACAGTTGCTGCGGCTGCTGCCAGAGCTAAGCGACGATCGACTGAAGCGAGACTACCTCAATCTGTTGAAGTGGACCGAACCCGTGGCCCTGATGCTGGCCCTGGTGAATGAGGAGGAACAGGCGCTGCGGGTTGTGAAACTGGCGATCGATGATGTGGATTTGATGCTGGGAGCGAAATTGGCGGGAGAGGTGAAACCAAGTTTTCAAGAGCAAACTGTTCAGCTAATCACCGGATGTAAAGAGAATCCTTTACAGCTCAAAGTAAAACTTTTGGATAAAGCTCGCTCAGCATCGGCGATTCCTGCATTGAAGAAGATTCTTGAAGAGGGAGACGATCATTTTATTAACCAATCATGGTTAGAGAAGTTACCTATCCTTCGAAAAAAATGCCGGAACAGAAATACTCCAATAGAGGAAAATCTCTCGAAACAAAGGTTGGAGCGAAATATTATCCGAGCACTAGCAAACACCTCATCGGAGGAAGCTATTAAGATACTGGCTAAGTATAGCACTATCTCATTAGGAAAACTGGGTAGCTCACTAGCTATTCCTCATCTTCTGAAGTTATCACAAAGAAAACATGAAATTCATACTCGCCGAGAGGCGGCAACTGCCTTGTTAATGCTCAATGCCGAAATAGGGGTTCCGAGTCTAATTGATTTCTTGGAAGATTATGATAAAGATATATTTGATGGACTCGATGATTTGGATTTGATATGGGGAACCAACGCTAGCATATCAAATTTAATAAGACCGTTGGACATAGAGAATCATGTTTCAAAATTCTTGAATTTACTTAAAAGCCAGAATTTTTCTGCTCGTTTTAATGCAGCTCAAATATTAGCGATTTTTGATAAACAGGAGGCAATCCCAGTTTTAAGTGAATTCATCACTAATGCTGATCCAGATAGTTATGGATGGAATTATGCTAAAAAGCGACGTAGTATATTGTTTGAATTGGCAAGTTTGGGTTGCAAAGAAATAATTCCAGAATTATTTCGAGACGTTAAAGAATCTATCCATTCCGATTCCAATCTTGAAGAATCTGAGTTTGGATTCACTAAAGTTTCTTTAGATTCGTCTAAGGAAATTTTTTATTCATTGGAAAAATTGAAATCCGATCCAGGATTGAAGTCCGCAATAGTTTTGGTCCACTACTTGAGGAGTGAAAAAACTATTTCTGGCTTGATCCACCTTAGCAAGCATGAAGATGCTATTGTTAGAATTCGCGCAGTTTTGGCCCTGGGATACCTGGATTCTGGGGAATCTATTTCAGCTTTAAGTCAGGCATTAAATGATTCGCAAGATGAAGTCGTAAAAGCCGCAGCTAATTCTCTGGCTCGACTAGGTACTAATAATGCTGTCCAAGAGCTTAAAAAATCAATCGAGTCAGGGTTAAGAATAACAGACAAGCATAGAGCTTGTTTAGTTATTAGCTCATTGAGCAAGTTAGATCCTGTGCATGCTATCCCCATCCTTAAAACAATATTTTTAGATGCTTTAGAACGTCAAGAAATTAAAGTTCAAGCTTGTGTTACATACACTTTGGATAAATTTAACAGTGAGGGAGCTATTCCATTGCTACAGAGAGCGATAAAAAGCCAATACCCAGATGTTCGTAAATTTGCCGCTTTCGGATTAGGTAATCTAGGTTGTGAAGAGGCTTTTTCAGAGCTGCTTATAACACTGAAAGAGCGAGACTGGTCTTTGCGAGAGATGGCTGCCAATGCACTTGTCAAACTCACAAGTCAGGTAAAAAACGATAAGATAATTCCTGCTTTGGTTAAAGCAGTCAAAGATAGCAGGAAAAATAAAAACACTTCCCTGTATAGAGATTCCATCCAGGCGTTAGATAACTTAGATTGCGAAAAAGCACTTTTAAAACTTAGATATATTCTTGCAAAAGAAATAGATCCGTATCGTCGTATTAAAGCCACTGAAGTTTTAGGAGATTTAAGTATCAAATTAGATAGCAGATCAGACATCAAAAGGGCTACTGAAGCACTATTGGATGAACTAAGGCAAGGCTTAAAAATGAGAAGAAATCCCTATGCTGGGATATATGAGCATACAGATAGATACAGAAAATGTTGTGATGCCCTTAAGAAAGTCGGGTTTCCTATAGCTATTGCCGAGCTTTGGCGAATCTGTCAGCGAATGGATAACATTAGTCTTATTTCTACTATCGCCGCTATCCAAAACCGCTGCAAGTTCTACAACTACGAAATCTGGCAGGAGGCAATTCAAACTGCAAAATTAGAAATTCAAAATGAAGGTCAGATAGCTCCTGGCCAAACGACATATGTTTTCCCCAATGCTACAGAGGCCAAAACTTCGGGCGGGTTGATCGCTACTATGAGCATCCCCCAGACCCCAATCCATAGCCGATAA
- a CDS encoding virulence factor: MRLLSIETTPSPNCIKLNLDETISDKALTFQKGNPSPNTPEWVQQLLAIEAIQSVFVVKDFVTLTRQGRSDWQPILAKAAALIGVADHADSKLLTQLSQPLHPTEDNSSAPSSSSNLGQLDVAVQVFRGIPVQVRAIAADGQQARVALPDRFAQALQRTISATGADYVIERRWEPYQAPAGDPHLVAQMVADEIDSLLDSQALTQLEAVAVEDRSDAPPADKTDQQQALIAELNHPDWKRRLKALQQLDVTAETVSAVVAVLDDDKSTIRRWAAALLGASALTTAVAPLCRLARQDPSPIVRRTAGDALSDIGDPSPSAMATMIAALSDPSELVRWRAARFLNEIGDHSAVESLRRALEQESKFDVKVEMMTALERIEAGANTQMPMWMRLTQAGEP, encoded by the coding sequence ATGCGATTGCTTTCTATCGAAACCACCCCTAGCCCTAACTGCATCAAGCTCAATCTAGATGAGACCATTAGCGACAAAGCACTGACCTTCCAGAAAGGTAACCCCTCGCCCAATACCCCTGAATGGGTTCAGCAACTGCTGGCAATTGAGGCGATTCAGTCTGTCTTCGTGGTCAAAGATTTCGTTACCCTCACTCGCCAAGGCAGATCAGATTGGCAACCGATTCTCGCCAAGGCGGCGGCTTTAATTGGTGTAGCAGACCATGCTGATTCGAAGCTGCTCACGCAGCTATCCCAGCCGCTGCATCCCACTGAGGATAATTCGAGTGCGCCCTCGTCTAGCTCAAATTTGGGCCAACTCGATGTAGCCGTTCAGGTATTTCGGGGCATTCCAGTGCAAGTACGTGCGATCGCAGCTGACGGGCAGCAGGCCCGCGTTGCCCTACCCGACCGTTTCGCTCAGGCGCTACAGCGAACCATTAGTGCGACTGGGGCTGACTATGTGATAGAGCGACGCTGGGAGCCTTATCAAGCGCCAGCGGGGGACCCCCACCTTGTGGCCCAGATGGTGGCCGATGAAATCGATAGTTTGCTTGACTCCCAAGCACTGACCCAGCTTGAAGCCGTGGCGGTTGAAGATCGTTCCGATGCCCCCCCTGCTGACAAAACGGACCAACAGCAAGCCCTCATCGCTGAGTTAAACCACCCCGACTGGAAACGTCGACTTAAGGCACTGCAGCAGCTAGACGTGACTGCCGAGACTGTATCGGCAGTGGTGGCCGTACTCGATGATGACAAAAGCACAATCCGGCGTTGGGCCGCAGCGCTACTCGGGGCCAGTGCCCTGACGACTGCGGTTGCCCCCCTCTGTCGTCTCGCCCGGCAAGATCCCTCACCCATCGTCCGCCGGACTGCAGGTGATGCCCTGAGCGATATTGGCGATCCTAGTCCTAGCGCCATGGCCACCATGATTGCAGCCCTGAGCGATCCCTCTGAGCTAGTACGCTGGCGCGCTGCCCGGTTCTTAAACGAAATTGGCGATCACTCGGCAGTTGAATCGCTCCGTCGGGCGCTTGAGCAGGAATCTAAATTTGATGTCAAGGTCGAGATGATGACAGCCTTAGAGCGGATCGAGGCTGGGGCAAACACCCAGATGCCGATGTGGATGCGGCTGACCCAGGCAGGAGAGCCCTGA
- the corA gene encoding magnesium/cobalt transporter CorA has protein sequence MANAHPPSPSPEHSYVDYAYDQPGSPPGTLQIRADAPPPQIVLIDYNAKTAVRQVIEAPEDCSPYLDTRSVSWIDIQGLGDESIWRRIAQVFELHPMILEDVVNVPQRPKVEDHEDQLVVVTHMVMVVPDQERFLQEQVSFVLGPNYLLTVQEEPRYDCFDPIRARIRYRKGSLRQRQADYLFYALLDAIIDGYFPVLELYGERLEALETKVTDAPHTKTLAEIHQIKRELLSLRRSVWPHRDAIAALLHKDNPLISTDVKIYLRDCYEHVVQVLDMLETYRELASSLMDVYLSAVSNRMNEVMKTLTVISTIFIPLTFIAGIYGMNFNPTVSPLNMPELNWYWGYPAVWLLMLAVASGLVAFFWRRGWFENFSPADSSAKPSG, from the coding sequence ATGGCCAATGCCCATCCCCCGTCACCGAGCCCAGAGCATAGCTATGTCGACTATGCCTACGACCAGCCCGGCAGCCCACCGGGAACCTTGCAAATCCGCGCCGATGCCCCGCCACCGCAGATTGTATTGATTGATTACAACGCCAAAACGGCTGTGCGACAGGTGATAGAGGCGCCGGAAGATTGCTCTCCCTATCTGGATACTCGCTCGGTGTCGTGGATCGATATTCAGGGGTTGGGGGATGAATCGATCTGGCGTCGCATCGCTCAGGTGTTTGAGTTGCATCCCATGATCCTGGAGGATGTGGTCAATGTGCCGCAGCGCCCCAAGGTAGAGGACCATGAGGATCAACTGGTGGTGGTGACCCACATGGTGATGGTGGTGCCGGACCAGGAGCGGTTTCTGCAGGAGCAGGTCAGTTTTGTGCTGGGGCCTAATTATCTGCTGACGGTGCAAGAAGAGCCCCGGTATGACTGCTTCGATCCCATTCGCGCTCGCATCCGTTACCGTAAGGGATCTCTGCGCCAACGCCAGGCCGATTACCTGTTCTATGCCCTGCTGGATGCCATTATCGATGGCTATTTCCCGGTGTTAGAGCTGTATGGGGAACGCCTGGAAGCCCTGGAGACCAAGGTGACCGATGCCCCACACACCAAGACGCTGGCGGAGATCCATCAGATCAAGCGAGAACTGTTGTCCCTACGGCGCTCGGTCTGGCCCCACCGGGATGCGATCGCAGCCCTGCTGCATAAAGACAATCCCCTGATATCGACGGACGTCAAGATCTACCTGCGGGATTGCTATGAGCACGTGGTGCAGGTATTAGACATGCTAGAAACCTATCGGGAGCTGGCCTCCAGCCTGATGGATGTCTACCTCTCGGCAGTCAGCAATCGCATGAACGAGGTGATGAAGACCCTGACGGTGATTTCCACCATCTTCATTCCCCTCACCTTCATCGCCGGTATCTACGGCATGAACTTCAACCCGACGGTGTCTCCCCTCAACATGCCGGAGTTGAACTGGTACTGGGGCTATCCCGCCGTCTGGCTGCTGATGCTGGCGGTAGCCTCGGGGCTGGTGGCCTTCTTCTGGCGCCGCGGCTGGTTCGAGAACTTTTCACCGGCAGACTCGTCTGCCAAGCCGTCTGGGTAA